The DNA region ACTGCGGCCTGGGCTCGGGCAGCGACACCTGGGCATCTTCCGCCGTATTGGCGAGAGAAGAATTTGAAATTTTCGTGGAAAAATTAGGGAATTGAGTCATGGTTCTTTTGGTAGCGGCAGAAATTTTGAAGGAAGGATGAGATCTGGGGATATGAAATCTGGAGCAAACTTTTTGGGTAGAAAAAAGTAGGATATTTTGGTCTCAAAATTTTGGGGAGAAGAAATCAGTAAACGGTGAATACCAATTCCTTACCCCCACCCCTGAATACCTATGACAGGTGCTGAGGGAATAAACAAGTAATAGCAAAACGGTGGAATAGTAAACGGTGAACCAAACAGTGTAATAGGGGTGTAATCACTGTAGCGCGCGGAATAGGCAAGGAATGGAATGGCTATTCATGCCAACCAAACATGCTGCTAGTGTTAATCTTACAAGCTTATTTTTGTCATCTTGCAATCTTAGTGAATTCCCCCAATTTTTAAAAGGGCTTAAAAGTTTGGAAAGCTTAGACCTCTCTTACAACAGAATTGAAGGCAAGATTCCACAGTGGATGCAAGAGGTGGGGAATGACTCTTTGACTTACTTAAATGTATCTCACAACTATTTGACAGAAGTTGAGCACTTTCCATGGAAGAATATTGCTGTTCTTGACTTAAGCTCCAATTTGATCCGTGGAAATCTCCCGATTCCAGCTTCGACGATCAATGTCTTTCTGATCTCAAATAATAGTTTCAATGGAGAGGTCTCTTCTTTAATATGCAATGTCACTTCTCTTCAAATTCTTGATTTGTCCCACAATAACTTGAGTGGAACAATTCCACAATGTTTTGAAAATTTGAGCAACAGCcttgaattcttgaatctgaAGAAGAACAAGTTTTATGGGACGATTCCTCCAACATTTGCAAAGGGGTGCCGATTGACTAATTTAAACTTAAATGGAAATCTGTTAGGAGGGCCTTTGACACCATCCATTCTTAACTGTAGAGGTCTGGAAGTGCTAGATCTTGGTAACAACAAGATCAATGATACATTTCCTCATTGGTTGGGAAGTCTTCCACAGCTACAAGTTCTTGTACTAAAGTCAAATCAAATGCATGGTTCCTTGCATGACCATAGCTCCAAGTTTAGTCCTTGTTTctctaaaatccaaatttttgacctttcaagtaattatttttctggACCCCTACCTGTGAGATACATCAACAACTTCAAGGCTATCATAAATCTCAAGAAAAATGGTAGTGCAAGGTCATACATGGGTTTGAAGTATGCTTCTACCAATAGTGGATTCTATACCTATTCCATTGGAATTGTTACGAAAGGGACCTATATGGAATTGGAAAAAATTTGCACCATGTGGATGATCATTGATCTCTCAAACAATCAGTTTGTAGGAGAGATTCCAAAGGTTATTGGGAAGCTTAACTTACTGAAAGGGCTCAACCTTTCTCATAATAACCTTAATGGTAGGATCCCCACATCAGTAGGGAATTTGACAAGTCTTGAATGGTTGGACCTATCTTCAAACAGGTTGTCTGGGACGATTCCAAATAAATTGGCAGATCTGCCATTTCTTTCGTCCTTAAATGTTTCTGAAAATCAACTCCATGGTCAGATTACTCAAGGAAAACAATTCAACACATTTGGAAATGATTCATACGAAggaaataagggactatgtgggTTTCCGGTCTCGAAAGGTTGCAAAATCATTGAGCCAGCACCTCCAAATGTGCTTGAAAAAAATGGCTCAAAATCAAACATTGCTTTTGGTTGGAAAGTGGTGTTGATAGGTTATGGATGCGGAATAGTGCTCGGAATGTCGGTGGGATATGCTGTTTTCCAAACTTGTAAGCCGGAATGGTTGGTGAATTTGGTTGAAAACCAACATGAGAAGAGGCGAAGAAGAAAGTCAAAGAATGGCAATCGCAGCAATAGACGAAGTAGGGCCTGATTACTGCGAATGATGTTCAAGCATTAGTGTTGTATTTTCACAATTTCTTGTTTTGTAGACCGTTTTGCCTATGGTGAAGGGTTGCATTTCGTACTGTCTTTCATTGCATTTCGTACTGTCTGTAATGGTTTGTTTGAGTTTAACATTTTGTATTGTGTTGTTGTTTATGTCTTCTTTTATAACTTTCAATTCAGTCTCAATAATCTTTGCTACTGCTCACTAAAGGACAACAAAATGTCTCAGTGATCTCTGTTGTCTTTATCTTTAGCATTGTGCATGGTGTATTCCCAGTGGTGGCTTGTTCATGAATCACTTGACAAGCTAATGTATTAACATGTTAAGTTATAGCTAACATGGAAATCAAGATGTTGATGGTGCGGACAAAGTTAGAATTTCAAGCATTCATgtctcttttttccttttatttctagAGTAAACGTAGTTGGGTAACAAAGTTGATGTGAATTGAGGTACAATTGGTGGATCCCATGCCCCTAATTTCCTTTACGTAGGCTTAATTGAAATTTAATAGTTGTAACATGCTCAAATTTTTTGTGCTCTTTGTATATTTGAAGTTTAatatctatactttaatttttagggatttagtccctctacttttcaaatctaaaaatttaagtttatttattaacattgttaaaattcttctattaaatttgttggtgtgatatttgactttaaaaaaaaaacaaatttcactttataTACATATAACAAAAATTGACAATATAATAGACTTGAATTTTCTAGTCAGCTAAAAGAGAAATAGTTAACTAAATAATATTGACTCGAATTTAAGGAAAAGTAATAATTCCCAAATAAAGTTTTTAGAATTCCAATGTAACAaactaatttatataatatacataaactAATTCTATTGTAACACaacttttaataattaattaatttttgtggATTGTTATATAAATGCCACATcggtaattaattaatttttaaaactttaaaaaattcaaaaaattattaaaaaacaattttagtttttaaaaatttaattaattattaacgtGACATACACATGTACTGTCATGTGgatgccacatcagcaaagttaacaaatattaacttttctatctttttttgagctaatttgataaataatatatgttCAAGTCCATATTGGACATTCTGCTGCAACTATTTGAAATTTTTAGGGGAGaagccaaaaaaaattaaatgatgaaaatgatgaaaaattaaatgaatgtctaaaacaggggagaagccaaaaaaaatttttaggggcagaaatta from Gossypium hirsutum isolate 1008001.06 chromosome A04, Gossypium_hirsutum_v2.1, whole genome shotgun sequence includes:
- the LOC121227986 gene encoding receptor-like protein 9DC3 is translated as MESLEFLNLKKNKFYGTIPPTFAKGCRLTNLNLNGNLLGGPLTPSILNCRGLEVLDLGNNKINDTFPHWLGSLPQLQVLVLKSNQMHGSLHDHSSKFSPCFSKIQIFDLSSNYFSGPLPVRYINNFKAIINLKKNGSARSYMGLKYASTNSGFYTYSIGIVTKGTYMELEKICTMWMIIDLSNNQFVGEIPKVIGKLNLLKGLNLSHNNLNGRIPTSVGNLTSLEWLDLSSNRLSGTIPNKLADLPFLSSLNVSENQLHGQITQGKQFNTFGNDSYEGNKGLCGFPVSKGCKIIEPAPPNVLEKNGSKSNIAFGWKVVLIGYGCGIVLGMSVGYAVFQTCKPEWLVNLVENQHEKRRRRKSKNGNRSNRRSRA